In Neptuniibacter halophilus, the genomic stretch CAGCAAAAGCTCAAACTGCTTGAGCGCAATTATCACTGTCGCTTCGGCGAGATTGACCTGATAATGCAAACCCGGGACACGCTGGTATTTGTCGAGGTCAGATTTCGCCGCAGCGCTCATTTTGGCGGCGCTGCGGCCTCAGTCACACCCAGCAAGCAGCGCAAAATAATCAAAACCGCTCAGCACTTTCTCAGCACCCA encodes the following:
- a CDS encoding YraN family protein, whose translation is MDRQQRGKDAEQQAEQYLCQQKLKLLERNYHCRFGEIDLIMQTRDTLVFVEVRFRRSAHFGGAAASVTPSKQRKIIKTAQHFLSTHPQHNNKNCRFDVIAFEYGAAQEQPLWYKDAFRI